The DNA segment CTGCACTGCCCCCCGCTGGGACCCGCTAACCAGCATTTGAGGAAATGGTGCTGGGCAGAAGGGGAAGCATAAGAGCGGCCTTGACCAGGAGAGGAGTCTGGCTGGGGCGTCTCCACGACACACACGCACAGGTGCTGGGACTGGCCAGGCGGACGTGGCTGCTGCAGGCGGCACTTTGGCCACTCTGGAAGCTGCACCCCTGGGACAGCTCAGGGGCCTCCGTGGCCCCAGCCTGGGCTTCCTGGGGGTGGCGGTGGAGTGGGGTGCAAAGGATGCAGATTCCAGGGCCCACAGTGGCCTGCAGGTGCTCCTCAGTGCGGTGAGGTCAGGgccccaggatttcctcctgGGGTGCTGGGGGCCCCCTGGGGACGCAGgccggggtgggggctgaggccaGAGCAGGGGGCGCACTTCCCGCCTGGCCTATGTACCCAGGCGCAGGGCCTGCTCCCGCCACCGTTTTCTCCTCCAGGGGCCTGGCTTTCTCCCACCTCTGGAGACTGGCGGGGGTGGGGCAGGCCCCACCCAGGACACCCCCTGCGGGCCAGGCTCTTTGCCCAGCTGAAAGGGGGGCCTCTGAGAAGGCTTGTTGGGAGGGGACCGCTGGGCTCCACCCCAGCacaaggggaggggcaggggtagAATGCGGTTGGGTCTCCCGCAGACCCTCAGCCATCTCCCCATCCCACAGTGGCCTGCAAGGCCCCCGAGCCCCATCTGGAGCGCAGGGGGTCTCCCCAGGATGCAGGGGCTGACCGGTGAGAAGGGGCACTGCCCTGAGGCCCCCGCCCAGGCCTCTGTTGGGGAGGAACCTCAGAAGGGAACTCATGAGGGCATGAGCCTCACAGGCCTTGTCCACCTGGTAAAAACCCAGCTCCTGCGGCCATGCATgtggcagagcagggaggggaagaTGGCTACATCCCGGGCCGGTGTGGGGAGTGGCTGCTCGGTGGTACCCCCAGCGCCAGACAGTGCCCTTCTCCCACGGGAACGGGGACCAAGGCCGTCCTGAGCCAGAGGCAGCCCCGCCTCCTCGCCCTGACGGCCTCTCTGGCCCTGCcccaggggagaggggctggcgcCAGCTGCCCCAGGTCACTCACAGCCGGGGGCCAGGCTGGCTCAGACCcacagggcaggtgggaggggctgGTTTCCTGGAGGGGGCGGGCCAGGCGTCCCGGCTGGTCCCCCAGCGGGGCTGGAGGCCGCCCAGACGCCACTGCAGGGGCCTGGGAAGGTTCCACCCGGGACTCCTCTGTGGCCCTGGGACCCTGCAGCCTGAGGCCGGCACTGGCCTGGGGCCGGGCGTGGGGTGCGGGGAACGGTGGGGAGGGGCTTCGATCTCGCCCGAGCAGTGGGGTGTCAGAACAGCTTCCTCCACAGACATGGCCTCGCGGGCTGCTCGCACAGCCACGGGGTCCGGCGGGGACAGCACCCACTGCAGCCTCATAATCCTCCTCCTCAGTGCCCGTGAGTAACGGGGGTGGGCTGCTGAGAAGCACTGGGGCGCCAGAGAGCGCCAGGGGCAGGCCTCGGGAGAGGGTCTGCGGGCCCACGCCAACCCCCACCCGCCCCCAGCTGTGAGCGGAGACCTCGTCCAGGGCGGGTGCCCTGAGTCTGGCAGGCTGCCAGCCGTGTCTCTGTGTGTCCAGCACCTTGGCTGGACCACGGCCTGTGGGGCGGGAGGCCAAGTCGGGCAGTGACCGGGGCGCAGGCCAAGGCGGCGGGGTCCATGCAATGGGTGTCTGAATCCCTGAGCAGCAGGGACTTGGGGAGGCTCTGAAGGCTCTGGCTGGTGTGGGGCGTGGCGAGCCGCGACATCGTGGGGTGTGGAGAGCAGGGGCCTAGCCCTCTGTGCCCACACGCGTGAGGTGTGAGGGGGCCgggggccagggaggggctggctttgccccctccctccccagggcggGGGCCCGCGGCAAGCACCCCCAGAGCCCCTGGCCTTCCCTCAAGCCTGTGCCCCTTCCCCTGCAGGGGGGGTGCTACCTTCCAAGACCCAGGCTGCAGACACAGGACTGGTAAAGTCCCTCTGGGGAAGCAGGAGGGTTCCTGGCCCTGGGCAGGGGAGGCCCACACCCCTGAGCCGCAGCCCTGCTGTCCTCAGGGTGTCATGACCCCGTGGCTGCAACACACCTCCCAGGACCTGTCCTGGAAGCAGCCTGAGCTGACCGTCACCGACCCCAGAGCCCGCCAGGGCACAGAGAGTGAGCATGGCGCCCTGCCCCACTGGGCACCAGGGGACCTGGGGGCGGGTGGCAGCACTGTGGGGTCACACCTGCTTCACCTGTGGCCCTTCTCGGTGGCTCAGCTTAGTCCTGACAACCTCAGAGAGTAGACAGAATCACCCCATTTTGCCAGTGGGCAAACGGAGGCTGGGTGGGGGTCATGCGCTGCCCAGGGTCTCAGCGAGGTAGGGGAGGAAGAGGTGGACGGAGGGggcccagccctgctccctgcctggcCCTGCAGGGAGGGCCTGCTCCCCTGGGCAGAAGGCTTGCGTGGTGGATGAAAACCTGGTCTTCCACGAGGAGTGGGAGCCGGAGGCCTGTGTGGACGAGGGCCCACTTGATGCTCGGACGGAGCAGGTGGACCTGGTGCCCTTCACCTACCAGCAGCTTGACGTCTTCAAGCGCACGTCGGACGAGGTAGCTTGGGACAGGCCCTGCCCGTCCGCCGGCCAAGCTGCGGCCACCCCAGTGGCCCAGAGCGGCTGCAGCCCTCATGGTCACTTCCCTGGGCAGTTCTACCCACTGGGGTCCCCCGAGTCCCTGATCCGGCGCCTGAGGTGCTTCTTCCTTGAGGTCACCCCCGAGGACATCCACAAGTGGAATGTGACATCTCTGGAGACTGTAAAATCTCTGCTTCAAGTCAGCAAAGGGTGCAAAATGGATGCTCAGGTGACCACCTGCCGGGGGCAGGGGTGTGAGGATGCAGGCGTGAGGTTGTGCGGGCCCAGCCCCAAGGCACCTCCGTGGCCCCCTCCCGCAGGTGGCCGCCCTGACTGCCCGCTATCTGATGAGAGGAGGCCGGCTGGACAAGGCCCCTCTGGACACGCTGGCCACTTTCCAGTCTCCCTACCTGTGCTTCCTCAGTCCCGAGCAGCTGGGCTCTGTGCAAGGCCGCGCTATCTGGTGAGCCCTGGGGTCTGCCGGGCCCGGTGGGTGCGCTGTGCTCCCAGCTCAccgccctgcctccctgcctccccagggcAGCCAGGCCCCAGGACCTGGACACATGTGGCCCGCAGCAGATGGAAGTACTCTATTGCAAGGCCCACATCGCCTTCCAGAACATGAGCGGCTCAGAGTACTTTGTGAAGATCGCGCCCTACCTGCGTGAGTCGGGGAGGGCTCCGTGAGGGTGTGAGAGCGAGTCTCCCCTCCGGTGCCGCTGGGCTTTCACTGCACCGGTGGCGACCCCCCGCCCTCCAGGCATGAGTGGACTGAGGCCCCCACTCAGGCTCTCGGCCCCCTCCAGCCTGTCCCGGAACCCAACAGGTCAGGTGGTCCCCAGGAATTCTTTAGGAAAAGGGAATCTTGGTAAAAGAAACGGGCTTCTTGCAGTCTGTTGTCAGAGGGAAAgacggggtggggggtggggggggtttgTAAGGTCTCACACCGGGGCCCCCTCCCTGTGGGCAGGTGGGGCCCTCACGGAGGACATGAAGGCGCTCAGTAGGCAGAACATAAACATGGACGTGGCTACGTTCCGGATGCTGCGGACAGAGGCCTTGCTGGTACATCCTGGCATGGGTGGGCAGGCTGTGGGGGCGCGGGGCTGCAGGAAGTGGGGCCTCACCCAGGGGCGGGGCAGGGCACGCTCCCCACTCTGGAGGGGCCGGCCAGGTCGGCGGGCACTGGGAGAGTGCGTGGTTTGGACGCTGTGGAGCCCAGCAGCCTCCCGGGGCTCTGGCAGCCGCTGACAATCGCCGAGGTGCGAAAGCTTCTGGGTGCAAACCTGCCTGGCCTGAAGGCCGAGGAGGGGAACGGCCCCACGTGGGACTGGATTTTCCGTCAGTTGCAAGAAGACCCGGACCGCCTGGGGCCGGGGCTCCGTGGTGGCATCCCCAGGAGCTACCTGGTCCTGGACCTCCACTCCCGAGGTGCCCTGGGGCTGGctggggggcgggggcagggccaggtggaggctctgagcctgccctgtccACGCAGAGGCCCTGTCTGGGGGCCACCACCTCCTGGGACCTGGACCCGTGCTCACTGTGGTCCCGACCCTGCTTCTGGCTTTGGTCCTGAACTGAACTCACTGCTCCTGCTCCGGAGGCCCTGGGACCCAGGCCCTGCTGCGGAGACCCTGCCCGGCTGGGAGCAGCCCCGGGTGGTCCCTGTCCAACGTCAAGGGGACTGGAGCTCAATAAAAGAGGACACATTTCCCCCTCTGCAGAGTGCCCTGTGGTGTTCTGAGGACGTGGGGGGCCAAGCGGCTGTGACCAAGTAGAGTCACATCTGTGTTTGGAAAGGGGGCCCAGGGGAGGGACTCCAGGCAGGAGGGCCCTCAGGGCCTTTCTGATGCTGTTTGCATTGCAGGTCtcccccaggccaggccaggctgaAGTTCAGGGTGGCTCCTGGTGAAAGTGCTGCCCCAGCAGGTGACAGGCAGGATTCCTACTCCGCATGAACTGGGTCTCTGTTCCCCCCCACGGGCCCAGAGCACAGGGATACAGGAAGGAATCCCCCTTGTCCTTTATTCAGGTCAGTCAGCGAAGCCCCccgccagccccagcccttcTCCTTGCAGGAGGCCAGAGGCCGGGCAGTGTGGCCCTGAGCGGGCCGGCATCCTCAGTCCATCCTCAGGCCCGGCCCCTCGGTCTGGGCAGGGGTGTGGCTCCACCCGCTGGCCCTGGTTTCCCTGCATGTGGGGCTGGGGAAGCACCATCTCTGGAGGCCGTGGTGCAGGTGCCCTGGGAGCAATCCCGGCCGGGCCCCCGGGTGCCCcagtacagcagccacaggaggcCGGAGGGCAGGGCCACGGCGAGTGGCAGGCACCCTGGGTGGGCTGGTGGGCTGCCTGTGGGTGGACGCAGAGGGAGCACCGTCAGGTCCGCTGGTGGCCCCGGCCTTGCAGCCCCTCGGGGCTCGGGCTCACGCCATCCCTGCGGGAAGCCTGCTGTTCTGGGCCTTGACAGGGAACTCAgagctccccccgccccacctcCTGCTGCTTAGTGGGGTCTGGAGGGGGTTTGTGTCCGTTGGTAACTCAGCAGGTGCTGgagtgaagccagcatcactcaggGCCACCGAGGCAGCCAGGAGTACAAGATGGAGCACGACCCCAGAAACTAGCCGGGGGTCTGCAGAGGCTGGGCATGGGGCTGGGGAGCGGGGGCTTGGGGACGTACCCGAGGTAGAGGCAGCATTCCCGGGCCGGCCTGTGGTGGGGGCTGGATGGGGCCCCCAAGGGGTGGTGTTGGGGGTCCTGGTGGTCGAGCGGGCTGGGCCGGTGGGGCCAGTGGCGTCCGTGTCCAGGCCCAGCTCGCCCAGGGCTGACCTGTTGAGGCTGCGGAGCCAGGAGCTGACGGTTGGGTGGCTACGGGCCTTCTGCAGGTCCCCCACGTTCTGGCCCAGCAGCGTGGTCACACTGCCCACACTCAGGCTCTGCGGGGGGGAAGGGTGGGGGCTGTGGGGAGCGGACGGTGGGAAACTGCAGGGCAGCGCTTGGTCTAGGAGTGCGCGCAGGGGACACCTGGCAGGACCGCCTTTGCACGCCCTGGCTTCTGGCTTCAGGTCGCTCGGGACCTGCGGGGTCAGCTTGGGGCTGCCCAGGCCTGGCCAGCCCTGCCCCACTCCCCTGGCGGGGCAGCCCCGGGGCTCACCTGCAGCACTTGGGGGTTCAGGTTGGTGAAGGTGTCAATGTCCATGGAGACGTTCGCCTGGGCCAGGTGCTGCAGCTCCTCCGCGGGGGCTCCGCCTAGGGGCCGGGCAGCGGTGAGAGGGGGCGGGCGGCGCCCCAGAGGAGGGGAGCCCCGCATGCTGGGCAGGGTCTCACCGAGGTAGGGGCGCATGAAGCGGTAGTAGGCGGCTGTGGTCCCGGCACTGCCGAAGGCCTCTCGGGCCTTGGCATAGAGCACGTCCTTCCGGCTCTGAGGGCAGGAGGAGATGTCCAGGGCCCCGGCCAGCCTGGGGGAGGGGTGAGGCTGGTGGGCAGGCTGGGAGCCCCTCAAGCTCCGGATGGCGGGGCCGGGTCTGCTCCCTGAACCACACTCGCCTCTGGCCCTCTGAATGGGCTGAAACGCGTCTCCCCAACATTCATGTTCACCTAaggcctcagaatgtgaccttatctggAAATGGGGTCTTTCCTATTTGTAGATGTAAACAAGATGAGGTCCTATGGAATGAGGGCGAGCCCCAGATCTAGCGATGGTGTCATGAGGGAGAGGAAATGTGGGCAGGCCCGGAGGAGGCTGTGCCCCGTGGAGCAGGGACTGGGTGATGGGACGCCAGCCGGGGAAAGTCACCCGGCCgcagcaggggctggggggctgggagggAGCCTTCCTGGGGGCTTCAGAGCGAGTGCGGCCCTGCCACACCTTGAGTTCGGGCTCCTGGCCTCGCGCCACcactctgagtggctctttacTGGCCGTAGGAAAGACAGCCCTCTGGGGGCCTGGCCTGGGCACCCCCTGACCTTCCGTGGCTGAGGCATGGAGCTGGCTCCAGGGAGTGGGTGGCAGGCTCACCGGAACTCCGAGGCCCTGATGGCCCGAATCTGCAGGGGGCTCATCCAGCAGAGACGGGCACCCCCGATGGCTACGAGCAGGGGTCCGGTGAGGGTGCCATTATGGTCCAGGAACTTCTGCAGCACAGCCTGGGGATGGGGCTGCGTCAGTGGGGCCAGGTCGGTAGGCCCCCTGCCGGCCCCCTGCTGCCCTCACCTCGGTCTggttgtccagggccacatcggGGGCCAGCAGGGCCGTGACTGTGTCCCTGGAGGTGATGTTCCACTGGCCGATCTCGGCGCGAGAGTAGAGGTACACCAGCGAGGCGATGACCCGCAGCTGCTCCTCGGGGACCCCGCTCGGGTAGATCTGAGGCCAGCGAGGCGAGGGTCAGGCCGCGTCCGGCGCTTGCCCACCCGCCTCCTCCCGAGCTCGCCCCCGCGCACTCGAGCCAGCTTGGCCTTGACGACGCGCTGGCACTCGGCGGGCAGGGGCTGCTGTAGCAAGGGCTCCAGGTTGGCCCTGAGCACATGGCCGCCCAGGCAGCCCTCGAGCTGTGAGCAGCTATAGCGCACCAGGAAGAGGTCGTCGCGCAGCGTGGCTGCGGAGATGCTGCCACGAGTGCAGGGGCTCCCTGTGGCTGGGGCGCAGAGGCGGTGTTGGGAGCTGCGGGCCTGGGGCCTCACCTCTCTCCTGACCTTGGTGGGTCTCTCTGACTCTCCCCCCAAGCTCGATGCCCAGCCAAGAACTTGGTACTGACCTTGACCTTGACTCCTAACCCCGGCCTCGCTGGACTCCCACTCCCCCAAGGCTGGGCGCAGACCCTGGGCTGTGGTCAGGAGGGCCACGCTCAGGAGGTCCTCACCTGTCTCAGGTGCCCCACCCTGGGGccagcagcccagagcagggaggggtgCAGCCCAGCCATGGTGGCCACACTGACCTGTGCCTCGCTTGGGCCGGAGGGGCGCCACCTTGGCCTCGGCCTCCAGGAAGCCCGTGACGAAGCGCCTGGCATCGCGCTGGCTGAGCTGGCCTGCCCGGCACATGGCCACCATGCTGCCAAAGAAGTCCAGGCCCACGACCTGGCAGGGTGGGCATGGAGACCCCGCACCCTGGGGAGGGACCGTCAGCTCCCACCCCACAGACAGGAGCCCACAAGGCCTGCCCTCAGGCCTGTCCATGCCAACGCCCGCCCCCTGCACCTCTGCACCCCTGCACTCTGGCTGCCCAGCCCAGCACGCAGTCTTACCTCCCGAACCTGCACCCACAGGCCGGGGCTGATGTAGGTGGCCAGGGGTCCCAGAGCCTGCAACCCCTCGACGTTCCAGGAGCCCGGGGGCCTGGTGTGTGGGAAGCGGGGACTGTGTTGGGGCCCAGCAGTGCCCAGCCCCTGGACGCTGCGTACCCTTCCTGAGCACACAGTTCCTGGGCTGCCCAGCTGACTCCCCAACCCCAGATGTCAGGAGATGGGAACTGCGGGGCCAGCACCCCTAAACCTGTGCTCCAAAGGCTGCAGGGTCAGAATGGGGCTGTGAACTGGGGTCAGAGGTCCAGAGTCAACATCTGCAACCTCCTGGGCCCAACCACAGGCTGTCGCCTGTCTCATCCTGAGGAGGGGAGGACTGGGTGGAGGCTGCCGGCCCCTGCCCACCCAAGCGTGGTCCTCCCACTGGCCAGTAGTGTGTTGAGGGCAGCCTGCTGGGTGGTGGTCAGCCGGGGGCAGTGCTGCAGATTCTGAAGCACGCAGGGGTCTGCGGCCACGAGGCGGGATGCGTCCAGGTCGCACACCAGGACTCCGAGGAACAGCAGGTCGGAGGCGCTGAGCCGGGGGTGTGGCCCCCCCTGTGGGACAGCTGGTCAACGTGGGCCGGCCCCcacacctgccctccctcccgTCCCGGCCTGCCTGCGGGCCCTACCAGGCAGGCCAGGGCCATATGCTGCAGGGCGGCCCTCTGGTCCGGCAGGTTGGCCAGCAGCTCCGTGTGCCCCTGGGCGGCGCGGCGTGTGAAGGCCCGGCGGTCAGCTTTCCTCACCTGTGTCAGGCTGTGGGCGGGTCGGGGGGCTGGCAGGAGGGCAAGGCCCAGCTGGGGGTCCTCTGGGGTGGCCTGGTGTCCCCAGGACTGCAGGGGAGGCGTGCTCAGCCTGCTCCAGCCCGGACTCGGGGTTACTCACTTGTAGAAGAGCAGCAGGTCGGGGGGGTGGAGTGCAAAGTCATCCTGGAGGCCATGCCAGGTAGCCAGGTTGGCCAGGCAGCTGAGCTGGGCAGGCAAGGTGGGCGTCACTCCCTCACTGGCCTGGGACCCGCCCACCTCCTCCCCCGTCAGGTCAGCAAGGGGCCTCCctggcctgccctctgcccctggaCCTCGTGTCTTCCTCCCCCAGACCACCTCCACATCAGGAACAGTCAAGCCTGGCTGGAACGCCCGCCCCACAGCATCCAGACCCTcttgcccacccccagccccctgcaCTGCGGCGGCTCACAGAGGGCCTGTTTACACCAATGCCACCCCTGCTTCTACTTCTTGTCTGACTTGGCCGGCTTTAAGGTTGTTTCAGATTTATTACTAACTTTATATTGAGACAGAatgatagcttttcttttttccttgttttaaacTCAGGAGCAGGCAATGCTTGGGTCAGCGTGGGCCGAGGTGGGCTCAGGCAGCTTCTCTCGAAGCCCAGGTCGGGGAGGGGCCGTGGGCCGGAAGGCCCCCCTGGGGGTGTGGAGGACCCACCACGGTGTGCCGGACGGAGGCAGGAAGGGGCCAGCACAGGCCTGGTGGACAAGGCCTCACCCGAGCCAGACGGGAGGAGGGGGTCTGAGGACAATTGGCCAGAAGTCATGGAAATGGTCCAAAGTGGGCCATGCTGGAGGAAGGGGAGACAGCCTCAGGGGCCAGCCTTGTGCTCGCCGAGGAGACTTCTGAGGCTGCTGTGAAGTCCGCACTGGCTCAGAGACGGCTGCCTGCAGGGCCCCCAGCGCAGCCCTCTGTGCTCCGCCTGGCTTGTTCTGCGACCAAGCTACCGGGCCCaaccctggctggcctgcatcCTTGCTGGGGATGccctcccttcctgcttgcctccTGGCCCCCTCTGGGGAGCCTGCCGTTGCCTCCGACACCCCAACACCCCAGCCCAATCTCTCTAGCCACAGCCACTCACCTGCCAGGCTTTGAGGAGCACCTGCTGTGAGTCCATCCTCCTGATCAGAGCCGAAAGCTGGTCCCGGGGCAGCTGGCTGGCCGGCTGGCACCAGAAGCCTTGCAGGATGGAGGTGTTGGCACTATGTGGAAGGGAGGCGGTGGTGAGGGGCGGCTTAGCCTGCACATGTGGGATGGAGGCCAGACTTCCTAGTGCAGAGGGCATGAGACTTGCGAAGTGTGGCAGGGTGCTGGGGCTCCTGCCTCACCCGTGCACTCACCCTGCACAAGCACCGGCTGGTGCCAGGCTCTGAGCCATGAACTGGGCTCAAACGTGGCCCCTGCCCAGGCTCCTGAGGCCCAGTGCCAGCAGGCTCCACAGTCCCAGTGATGGCTGGGGGTTTGGAGGACATGTGGCCCAGGCACCTGCCATGGGAAGGGGTCTCATGGGACTTTATCCTGGGCCTGGCTGGTCCAACTTGAGCTCCAGCCCCGCCTGATGGGTCAAGAGACTCATCAATTGACTGACGGCTGATCAATGACCTGCAACCCCCAAGAAGGGGAGGATGGCAGAGCCCACATGTGAGACCCCACCCGCCCCCCGGCAGTGCCTGGAAATGACCGAGTCTGGGGACTGAGAGGCCCGCAGAGCCCTGGGGCAGAAGGAAGGGAGCAGAGAGGACTCAGGAGCAGTGGGGGGCACAGGggaccctggctctgccacctgtGGCAGCTGGGCCATGTGGGGAAAAGGTCAGTGAGAGGGGCTGGCACGGCCAGGGCCCCACCGGCTGGAGCTGGGAGAGGGTGCCCCACTATGGCTGCACCTGGGCTGCCGTGTGCAGCCCTGGAGATGGTTCGCAGCCCCAGCCACAGGAAATGGGCTTTGTGCGCTGGGAGCGCAGGGGGGGCTGGCACTCACCTGGCCCACAGGTCAGCCCTGCTGGCGTCCGACTCTCCCTGGGGACGAGGGCAGTGGGCAGTGAGCCACACGAGGAGGGTGAGGCCGGGGCTCACCAAGGCACCTGGAACAGAACCGGCTGTGAGCAGCCCCAGCCCTAACTGGTGGGTGCCGGTGTGAGGCACCCAGCGTGGGCCTGCCAGGGCTCCCACGTCCCCCCAGCGTGCTTCTGACTGCCCCCGCATGGAGATCACACGGCCCTGGTCACCTGGGTAGGCCAGCCTGGCCGGAGCGTGGTGtgaacgtgtgtgtgtgtctgactgggTGAACGTgttgtgtgtgacagggtgtctGACTGTAGACATATCTGTCTAGCATGAATGGTATGTACACACAAGATGGGGTATGCATGTGTGCACTGGGGCACACGTGTGTGTCGGGTGGGATGGCAGCATGCACACATCATGTGTGTGCATCTGTAGCTGGtggtgtgtgcctgagtgtgggTCTGGAAGAATGTGCACACATATGTAATGGCCCGTACTAAACGACCACACATGTGGTGACATACATGTGTGCAGACAGTGTGTGCCCATGCGTGTGCACCTGGCTGGTGTGTCACGCGTAAACGCCTCCGCCCACCCCTCACCCTCCCAGGCTCTGTCCTCACTATCTGGGCCCTGAGACCCCCTGGCAGCGGGACTGGAGTCAGCAGCCATCCCATCCCGACCCCCTCCCAGTTCTGGCCGCCCCTTGTCCATGGCTCATCCCCTCCAGGACGCCCTGGCCTAGCCCGGACTGTGCCAGCCCTGCCCTCTTCCTTCCCGTCCCTGACCCCCAGCAGACGGGGGTCCCTGGGGCAGGGCTCAGTTCAGGCTCAGGGGGCAGGGCGTGAGAGCACAAGGACCCTCACGTCTGTCATGATGCAGGGGGTCCGCTGTCCCAGCCCCGTCATCTCACCTGCTCTGCGGCCCATGGCTATGTGGTGTATGGCAGTTGTCCTGGCAGCAGGGTGCTGGGGTCACAGATAGTGGATCCAGGGCAAGCTGGAGAGGAGATAGGAGGTGATGGGGCCGCCCTCCCTTCACCTCAGCACAGGCACAGAGGTCCAGGGTCATGCAGGTGGGCGCCGTGCCTGGTGGGCAATCCGGCTGTAGGCTGCAGCTGCAGCTTGTCTTTGGGGAGGAGCACACCCCACAAACAATGCGTCtttggggaggggcaggagggggagcGGGGCCAAATCCCAGGGCCTTTCTTATCACAGGTTGGGGCCCAGGGGACCCGCGGGCTGTGTGTCTCCAACAGCTACCTGGGCGGGGGCCGCCTTGCTGGTGAGTTCCCGcaggcagctgggggtggggggtcttgTGGCTTTTCCCCCAGGCCTGGGCTGCCCTGGTAGTTCCTTCCTCGAGGGCCTCAGGCCCAGGCCACAGCCCCCGGCAGCCCTGGCCGGGTGCAGACCGACCCTAGGGACCAAGACGTGGTGTCCTGGGAGGCAAGGGCACTGG comes from the Manis pentadactyla isolate mManPen7 chromosome 10, mManPen7.hap1, whole genome shotgun sequence genome and includes:
- the MSLN gene encoding mesothelin; protein product: MASRAARTATGSGGDSTHCSLIILLLSARGVLPSKTQAADTGLGVMTPWLQHTSQDLSWKQPELTVTDPRARQGTERRACSPGQKACVVDENLVFHEEWEPEACVDEGPLDARTEQVDLVPFTYQQLDVFKRTSDEDIHKWNVTSLETVKSLLQVSKGCKMDAQVAALTARYLMRGGRLDKAPLDTLATFQSPYLCFLSPEQLGSVQGRAIWAARPQDLDTCGPQQMEVLYCKAHIAFQNMSGSEYFVKIAPYLRGALTEDMKALSRQNINMDVATFRMLRTEALLPLTIAEVRKLLGANLPGLKAEEGNGPTWDWIFRQLQEDPDRLGPGLRGGIPRSYLVLDLHSREALSGGHHLLGPGPVLTVVPTLLLALVLN
- the LOC118927492 gene encoding mesothelin-like protein isoform X2, yielding MGRRAGALVSPGLTLLVWLTAHCPRPQGESDASRADLWASANTSILQGFWCQPASQLPRDQLSALIRRMDSQQVLLKAWQLSCLANLATWHGLQDDFALHPPDLLLFYNLTQVRKADRRAFTRRAAQGHTELLANLPDQRAALQHMALACLGGPHPRLSASDLLFLGVLVCDLDASRLVAADPCVLQNLQHCPRLTTTQQAALNTLLASGRTTLGPPGSWNVEGLQALGPLATYISPGLWVQVREVVGLDFFGSMVAMCRAGQLSQRDARRFVTGFLEAEAKVAPLRPKRGTATGSPCTRGSISAATLRDDLFLVRYSCSQLEGCLGGHVLRANLEPLLQQPLPAECQRVVKAKLARIYPSGVPEEQLRVIASLVYLYSRAEIGQWNITSRDTVTALLAPDVALDNQTEPHPQAVLQKFLDHNGTLTGPLLVAIGGARLCWMSPLQIRAIRASEFRLAGALDISSCPQSRKDVLYAKAREAFGSAGTTAAYYRFMRPYLGGAPAEELQHLAQANVSMDIDTFTNLNPQVLQSLSVGSVTTLLGQNVGDLQKARSHPTVSSWLRSLNRSALGELGLDTDATGPTGPARSTTRTPNTTPWGPHPAPTTGRPGNAASTSGSPPAHPGCLPLAVALPSGLLWLLYWGTRGPGRDCSQGTCTTASRDGASPAPHAGKPGPAGGATPLPRPRGRA
- the LOC118927492 gene encoding mesothelin-like protein isoform X4 yields the protein MALACLGGPHPRLSASDLLFLGVLVCDLDASRLVAADPCVLQNLQHCPRLTTTQQAALNTLLASGRTTLGPPGSWNVEGLQALGPLATYISPGLWVQVREVVGLDFFGSMVAMCRAGQLSQRDARRFVTGFLEAEAKVAPLRPKRGTATGSPCTRGSISAATLRDDLFLVRYSCSQLEGCLGGHVLRANLEPLLQQPLPAECQRVVKAKLARIYPSGVPEEQLRVIASLVYLYSRAEIGQWNITSRDTVTALLAPDVALDNQTEAVLQKFLDHNGTLTGPLLVAIGGARLCWMSPLQIRAIRASEFRLAGALDISSCPQSRKDVLYAKAREAFGSAGTTAAYYRFMRPYLGETLPSMRGSPPLGRRPPPLTAARPLGGAPAEELQHLAQANVSMDIDTFTNLNPQVLQSLSVGSVTTLLGQNVGDLQKARSHPTVSSWLRSLNRSALGELGLDTDATGPTGPARSTTRTPNTTPWGPHPAPTTGRPGNAASTSGSPPAHPGCLPLAVALPSGLLWLLYWGTRGPGRDCSQGTCTTASRDGASPAPHAGKPGPAGGATPLPRPRGRA
- the LOC118927492 gene encoding mesothelin-like protein isoform X3 — protein: MGRRAGALVSPGLTLLVWLTAHCPRPQGESDASRADLWASANTSILQGFWCQPASQLPRDQLSALIRRMDSQQVLLKAWQLSCLANLATWHGLQDDFALHPPDLLLFYNLTQVRKADRRAFTRRAAQGHTELLANLPDQRAALQHMALACLGGPHPRLSASDLLFLGVLVCDLDASRLVAADPCVLQNLQHCPRLTTTQQAALNTLLASGRTTLGPPGSWNVEGLQALGPLATYISPGLWVQVREVVGLDFFGSMVAMCRAGQLSQRDARRFVTGFLEAEAKVAPLRPKRGTATGSPCTRGSISAATLRDDLFLVRYSCSQLEGCLGGHVLRANLEPLLQQPLPAECQRVVKAKLARIYPSGVPEEQLRVIASLVYLYSRAEIGQWNITSRDTVTALLAPDVALDNQTEAVLQKFLDHNGTLTGPLLVAIGGARLCWMSPLQIRAIRASEFRLAGALDISSCPQSRKDVLYAKAREAFGSAGTTAAYYRFMRPYLGGAPAEELQHLAQANVSMDIDTFTNLNPQVLQSLSVGSVTTLLGQNVGDLQKARSHPTVSSWLRSLNRSALGELGLDTDATGPTGPARSTTRTPNTTPWGPHPAPTTGRPGNAASTSGSPPAHPGCLPLAVALPSGLLWLLYWGTRGPGRDCSQGTCTTASRDGASPAPHAGKPGPAGGATPLPRPRGRA
- the LOC118927492 gene encoding mesothelin-like protein isoform X1, translated to MGRRAGALVSPGLTLLVWLTAHCPRPQGESDASRADLWASANTSILQGFWCQPASQLPRDQLSALIRRMDSQQVLLKAWQLSCLANLATWHGLQDDFALHPPDLLLFYNLTQVRKADRRAFTRRAAQGHTELLANLPDQRAALQHMALACLGGPHPRLSASDLLFLGVLVCDLDASRLVAADPCVLQNLQHCPRLTTTQQAALNTLLASGRTTLGPPGSWNVEGLQALGPLATYISPGLWVQVREVVGLDFFGSMVAMCRAGQLSQRDARRFVTGFLEAEAKVAPLRPKRGTATGSPCTRGSISAATLRDDLFLVRYSCSQLEGCLGGHVLRANLEPLLQQPLPAECQRVVKAKLARIYPSGVPEEQLRVIASLVYLYSRAEIGQWNITSRDTVTALLAPDVALDNQTEAVLQKFLDHNGTLTGPLLVAIGGARLCWMSPLQIRAIRASEFRLAGALDISSCPQSRKDVLYAKAREAFGSAGTTAAYYRFMRPYLGETLPSMRGSPPLGRRPPPLTAARPLGGAPAEELQHLAQANVSMDIDTFTNLNPQVLQSLSVGSVTTLLGQNVGDLQKARSHPTVSSWLRSLNRSALGELGLDTDATGPTGPARSTTRTPNTTPWGPHPAPTTGRPGNAASTSGSPPAHPGCLPLAVALPSGLLWLLYWGTRGPGRDCSQGTCTTASRDGASPAPHAGKPGPAGGATPLPRPRGRA